In Pseudorasbora parva isolate DD20220531a chromosome 9, ASM2467924v1, whole genome shotgun sequence, the following proteins share a genomic window:
- the LOC137089592 gene encoding uncharacterized protein, with product MERASFPVVTRDSCSGNSEQRRGSSIEGEPALRRLAPPPSDSRHDMDETTGARRSVRLARKQPLSYVLLAKGLGRAPRGGHTGPPVAQSAAVCLSSPVPDNSHTGQGERGGVFSHPDSTQVAQSAVAGRDNPSVVCPAVVPPPPHRPIVLSERGDLSPTPGQGSSLGLARERTNLSALGLPPRVVATIQNARAVSTQSLYGCKWQVFDEWCDGRGLTSYQCSVADILCFLQDLMDKGRSFSTIKVYLAAISACHVGFEGSTVGQHSLIRRFMKGARRSLPVIRRTIPEWDLSMVLEALSQFPFEPLGNISLKLLSFKTALLLALASAKRVSELHALSVHPSCINFSLGGDKVFLKPNPAFMPKCFPAFTSEVLELSAFHPPPFSSAEDQRLNALCPVRALQTYVSRTSAFRKSDQLFVSWAPPRKGDPLSKQRLSHWLVDAIILAYESKGVQPPGNIRAHSTRGLAASWALFRGVSLQDICSAASWASPHTFVRYYRLDVTRTSVAHSVLGVGSS from the coding sequence ATGGAGCGGGCGAGTTTTCCTGTCGTTACGCGCGACTCATGTTCCGGGAATTCTGAACAGAGGCGCGGATCTTCTATCGAGGGGGAACCCGCTCTTCGGAGATTGGCACCTCCACCCTCAGATAGTAGACATGATATGGATGAGACTACGGGCGCCCGTAGATCTGTTCGCCTCGCGCGAAAACAGCCATTGTCCTATGTTCTTCTCGCTAAAGGACTTGGACGCGCCCCTCGAGGTGGACACACTGGCCCACCCGTGGCCCAGAGTGCTGCTGTATGCCTTTCCTCCCCTGTGCCTGATAATTCTCACACTGGCCAGGGCGAGAGAGGGGGGGTTTTCTCTCATCCTGATAGCACCCAGGTGGCCCAAAGCGCCGTGGCTGGCAGAGATAATCCCTCTGTTGTATGCCCAGCCGTGGTGCCTCCCCCTCCGCACAGACCTATTGTCTTAAGCGAACGGGGAGATTTATCACCCACACCCGGACAGGGTAGCTCTCTGGGCTTGGCCCGTGAGAGGACGAACCTAAGCGCGTTAGGGCTTCCCCCGCGCGTGGTGGCTACTATACAGAATGCCAGGGCCGTTTCTACACAGTCCTTGTATGGCTGTAAGTGGCAGGTGTTCGATGAGTGGTGTGATGGGCGGGGTCTCACGTCATATCAGTGCTCAGTCGCTGATATCTTGTGTTTCCTCCAAGACCTTATGGATAAGGGCAGGTCTTTTTCCACTATTAAGGTCTATCTggcagctatctctgcttgtcaTGTGGGTTTTGAGGGCTCAACGGTCGGGCAGCATTCTCTAATCCGCAGATTTATGAAGGGCGCCCGTCGATCCTTGCCAGTCATTAGGAGAACGATCCCTGAATGGGACCTCTCCATGGTGCTGGAAGCTCTGTCTCAATTCCCTTTTGAGCCTCTGGGGAATATTTCCCTTAAGTTGCTGTCCTTCAAAACAGCCTTGCTCTTGGCCTTGGCGTCAGCCAAACGTGTCAGTGAGTTACATGCACTCTCGGTCCACCCCTCGTGCATCAATTTCTCTCTGGGTGGAGATAAGGTTTTCCTCAAGCCTAATCCAGCATTCATGCCGAAATGTTTCCCTGCGTTCACATCGGAGGTGTTGGAGCTATCCGCTTTTCACCCTCCGCCCTTTTCCTCCGCGGAGGATCAGAGGCTAAATGCCCTGTGTCCAGTCCGTGCGTTACAAACGTATGTGTCTAGGACCAGCGCGTTCCGGAAGAGTGACCAACTCTTCGTTTCATGGGCTCCTCCTCGCAAAGGGGATCCCCTGTCTAAACAACGCCTCTCACATTGGCTTGTGGACGCTATAATCTTGGCATATGAATCAAAGGGAGTGCAACCCCCAGGGAACATCAGAGCTCATTCCACGAGGGGCTTGGCCGCCTCTTGGGCTCTGTTCAGGGGAGTATCACTGCAGGATATCTGTTCTGCGGCCagttgggcttctccccatacgTTTGTGCGTTACTACAGGCTGGATGTCACCAGAACCTCAGTAGCACATTCGGTCTTGGGGGTGGGGTCTTCCTAA